In the Ruminococcus sp. OA3 genome, one interval contains:
- a CDS encoding ABC transporter ATP-binding protein, whose protein sequence is MITLMKRILGVSGQYKGRIQGAFVFCFLKSMLSKAPMMLSFFALTAFYDNTADKGLCLWLGGGMVLCLILQILFHHISDRMQSAAGYMVFADMRMKLGRHLRKMPMGYFTEGNIGKISSVLSSDMVFIEENCMMTLADMMSYLFSQAVMIVFLLFFNLWLGLTAALVTLGIWLVARGMQRDALAHSSIRQEQNEKLTDSVLDFTEGIGIIKTYNLLGDKSKELTGCFEKMCKTSIEFEENQSPWMRRLNMAYGLGAAAVLAAAMLLYQTGLMNAVYLVGMLLFAMELFGPIKALYGNATRLTVMNSCMDRIEEVFDEKELPDGGGDQIPETYDGPEVNFKNVSFGYGEKEVLHDISLTLPKNQMMALVGPSGGGKSTIASLLTRFWDVNRGQVLIRGKDVRDIRLSDLMNHISMVFQRVYLFQDTVYNNISMGRPDATREEVMEAAKKARCYDFIMTLPQGFDTMIGEGGESLSGGEKQRISIARCILKDSPVVILDEATANVDADNEIYIQEAISELCRGKTLLVIAHRLNTIQSADQILVIADGRIAQQGTHGQLIARNGIYRNFVTVRESSRGWSSQLS, encoded by the coding sequence ATGATCACACTGATGAAACGAATTTTGGGAGTATCAGGACAGTATAAAGGACGTATCCAGGGAGCTTTTGTCTTCTGTTTCTTAAAGTCCATGCTCTCAAAAGCACCCATGATGCTCTCCTTCTTCGCTCTCACCGCATTCTATGACAACACTGCGGATAAAGGGCTCTGCCTGTGGCTGGGGGGTGGAATGGTCCTGTGTCTGATACTGCAGATCCTGTTCCATCACATCTCTGACCGGATGCAGTCTGCGGCAGGCTATATGGTATTTGCAGATATGCGCATGAAACTGGGCAGACACCTGCGAAAGATGCCTATGGGGTATTTCACTGAGGGCAATATCGGAAAGATCAGTTCGGTTCTGTCCTCCGACATGGTATTTATCGAGGAAAACTGTATGATGACTCTGGCGGATATGATGAGCTACCTGTTCTCTCAGGCGGTGATGATCGTCTTCCTGTTGTTTTTTAACCTCTGGCTGGGACTGACAGCGGCACTGGTAACGCTGGGGATCTGGCTGGTTGCCCGCGGGATGCAGAGGGATGCTCTCGCCCATTCCTCCATCCGGCAGGAGCAGAATGAAAAGCTGACGGATTCTGTGCTGGATTTCACAGAAGGCATCGGTATTATCAAAACCTACAACCTGTTAGGTGATAAATCAAAGGAACTGACCGGCTGTTTCGAGAAAATGTGTAAAACCAGTATTGAATTCGAGGAAAATCAGTCTCCCTGGATGAGACGGCTGAACATGGCCTATGGGCTTGGCGCGGCGGCAGTGTTGGCTGCAGCTATGCTGCTGTACCAGACCGGTCTGATGAACGCTGTCTATCTGGTTGGCATGCTCCTGTTCGCAATGGAACTTTTCGGCCCGATTAAGGCACTGTATGGAAATGCCACCCGCCTCACCGTTATGAACAGCTGTATGGACCGCATCGAAGAAGTATTTGATGAAAAAGAATTGCCCGACGGCGGCGGGGATCAAATCCCGGAAACATATGACGGGCCAGAAGTGAATTTCAAAAATGTCAGTTTCGGATATGGAGAAAAAGAGGTACTGCACGATATTTCCCTCACGCTTCCAAAAAACCAGATGATGGCGCTGGTTGGACCATCCGGCGGCGGAAAGTCCACCATCGCGAGCCTCCTCACCCGGTTTTGGGACGTAAACAGGGGGCAGGTCCTCATCCGCGGTAAAGATGTACGTGATATCAGGCTCTCTGATCTGATGAATCATATCAGTATGGTCTTCCAGCGTGTCTACCTGTTCCAGGATACCGTATACAACAACATCTCCATGGGACGTCCGGACGCCACCCGGGAGGAAGTCATGGAAGCTGCAAAGAAAGCCCGCTGCTACGATTTCATAATGACCCTGCCCCAGGGGTTTGATACAATGATCGGGGAGGGCGGAGAATCTCTCTCCGGAGGAGAAAAACAGCGCATCTCTATCGCCCGCTGTATTCTGAAGGATTCTCCTGTTGTTATCCTTGATGAGGCAACCGCCAACGTGGATGCCGATAATGAAATCTATATTCAGGAGGCAATCAGTGAGCTCTGCCGTGGCAAGACTCTGCTGGTCATCGCTCACCGACTGAATACCATCCAAAGTGCTGACCAGATCCTTGTCATCGCAGACGGCAGGATTGCCCAGCAAGGTACTCATGGACAGCTGATCGCCCGGAACGGTATTTACAGGAATTTTGTAACTGTACGGGAAAGCAGCAGGGGATGGAGCAGCCAGTTGAGCTGA
- a CDS encoding ABC transporter ATP-binding protein — translation MFKKVMEYAGENRKLTYAAAAAMLAGIVVSVIPFWFIYQLMAPLLEGETMDPGYIAWRLAAIAVCAVLYAVLYIKGLALSHESAYKTLKNLRISLQGKLEKQPLGTIQEKGVGTVKKMFIDDIESIELLLAHALPEGFANLTVPAVIFLAMFFVDWKLALLSLCSLPLGLLSMGAMYKSGMSKMGPYYGAAQKMNNTIVEYINGMEVVKVFNRDGESYRRFETDVKNYRDFTLAWFKACWPWMALYTSVLPCVALVTLPLGTCFVLMGWSALPDLALILCMSFGIGAPLVRALGFMSTMPQVNFKINALEEMMAEPPLQQTDAPFAGNGRGIEFENIRFAYREDEVLHNVSLNIPEGSMTALVGESGSGKSTLAKLLVHFYDVSDGSIRLGGQDIRSMSVEALNDQISYVAQEQFLFNMSLQENIRLGNLHASDDEVMEAALKAQCGEFLKRLPQGIHTMAGDGGKQLSGGERQRISLARALLKNAPVVVLDEATAFMDPENEEKMNEAIAEVIRGKTVIVIAHRLHSIVNADQICVLDKGNLLATGSHAQLLENCPQYARLWNAAQLSASWRVSTAVEGERKGGVSI, via the coding sequence TTGTTTAAAAAAGTTATGGAATATGCCGGTGAGAACAGAAAGCTCACCTACGCTGCGGCAGCAGCCATGCTGGCAGGAATCGTGGTCAGTGTGATTCCCTTTTGGTTTATCTACCAGCTTATGGCTCCGCTACTGGAGGGAGAGACCATGGACCCCGGCTACATCGCCTGGCGGCTGGCGGCCATCGCCGTGTGCGCCGTTCTGTACGCGGTACTTTATATTAAGGGACTTGCACTGTCCCATGAGTCAGCGTATAAAACCCTGAAAAACCTGCGCATCTCCCTGCAGGGCAAGCTGGAAAAGCAGCCCCTGGGGACAATACAGGAAAAAGGTGTGGGCACGGTGAAAAAAATGTTCATTGACGACATCGAATCTATCGAACTGCTTTTGGCACACGCACTGCCAGAAGGTTTCGCCAACCTGACCGTGCCGGCAGTCATCTTCCTGGCAATGTTCTTTGTGGACTGGAAGCTGGCGCTTCTGTCCCTCTGCTCTCTGCCACTGGGTCTTCTGTCCATGGGCGCTATGTACAAGTCAGGGATGAGCAAGATGGGGCCCTATTACGGAGCAGCCCAGAAGATGAACAACACGATCGTAGAGTACATCAACGGTATGGAAGTAGTAAAAGTTTTCAACCGGGATGGTGAAAGTTACAGGCGATTTGAGACCGACGTGAAGAACTACAGGGATTTCACACTGGCATGGTTTAAAGCATGCTGGCCATGGATGGCACTGTACACCAGCGTCCTGCCCTGCGTGGCGCTGGTGACACTTCCACTTGGCACCTGTTTTGTACTTATGGGGTGGTCTGCCCTTCCTGACCTGGCACTGATTCTCTGTATGTCTTTTGGAATCGGCGCCCCTCTGGTACGGGCCCTGGGGTTCATGTCCACCATGCCTCAGGTGAATTTTAAAATCAATGCGCTGGAGGAAATGATGGCTGAGCCTCCTCTGCAGCAGACAGATGCCCCCTTTGCCGGAAACGGCCGGGGTATCGAATTTGAAAATATCCGGTTTGCATACAGGGAAGACGAAGTGCTCCACAATGTCTCCCTTAACATTCCTGAGGGCAGCATGACAGCCCTCGTAGGAGAATCCGGCAGCGGCAAGTCCACCCTTGCAAAGCTGCTGGTGCATTTTTACGATGTGTCAGACGGAAGCATAAGACTGGGTGGGCAGGATATCCGTTCTATGAGCGTGGAGGCCCTGAATGACCAGATCTCCTATGTCGCTCAGGAGCAGTTCCTGTTTAACATGAGTCTGCAGGAAAATATCCGCCTTGGCAATCTCCATGCCAGCGATGATGAGGTCATGGAGGCAGCATTAAAGGCCCAATGCGGCGAATTTTTAAAACGGCTGCCTCAGGGTATTCACACCATGGCTGGCGACGGGGGCAAACAGCTCTCCGGCGGAGAACGGCAGCGTATCTCCCTTGCCCGCGCCCTTCTGAAAAATGCTCCCGTGGTGGTTCTGGATGAAGCTACCGCCTTTATGGATCCGGAGAACGAGGAAAAGATGAACGAGGCCATCGCCGAAGTGATACGGGGCAAAACGGTGATCGTTATCGCTCACCGGCTGCACTCCATCGTAAACGCGGACCAGATATGCGTACTGGACAAAGGAAATCTGCTGGCCACGGGCAGTCACGCACAATTGCTGGAAAACTGCCCCCAGTACGCCAGACTGTGGAATGCTGCACAGCTGAGCGCCAGCTGGAGGGTCAGCACAGCCGTGGAAGGTGAAAGGAAAGGAGGCGTATCAATATGA
- a CDS encoding TetR/AcrR family transcriptional regulator: protein MAVPDRSIDPRILKSAKKEFLNNGFEKASLKAICDGADITTGALYNRYKGKEDLFSALVEETVHDLYAVLAQKNSIDAASLSDEQLIKAWDMDEDYMLWWFEFLEQHHDGFALLLKCTEGTAYSNFQHDWVEQMTHATGKYLEEAQRRGLADQSIDPAELHILLTAFWTTIYEPFIHGFSWNQIKKHCRLVCRLFDWKNTLKLGNPG, encoded by the coding sequence ATGGCAGTTCCGGATCGTTCCATAGATCCCAGAATCCTGAAAAGTGCAAAAAAAGAATTTCTAAATAATGGTTTTGAAAAGGCCTCCCTCAAAGCCATCTGTGACGGCGCCGATATCACTACCGGTGCGCTGTACAACCGCTATAAGGGAAAAGAGGATCTGTTCAGCGCGTTGGTCGAAGAAACCGTACATGATCTGTATGCAGTCCTGGCGCAGAAGAATAGTATCGATGCCGCCAGCCTTTCCGATGAACAGCTGATCAAAGCCTGGGACATGGATGAAGACTATATGTTGTGGTGGTTTGAGTTTCTGGAACAGCACCATGACGGTTTTGCCCTGCTGCTTAAGTGCACAGAAGGTACGGCTTATTCTAACTTTCAGCACGATTGGGTGGAGCAGATGACTCATGCCACCGGAAAATATCTGGAAGAAGCTCAGCGCCGGGGACTGGCCGACCAAAGCATTGACCCGGCTGAACTGCACATCCTGCTCACCGCCTTTTGGACCACGATCTATGAACCCTTTATCCACGGTTTTTCCTGGAATCAGATCAAAAAGCACTGCCGTCTGGTATGCAGGCTATTTGACTGGAAAAACACATTGAAACTCGGTAATCCCGGGTGA
- a CDS encoding MptD family putative ECF transporter S component has protein sequence MSETRNGRLLKGKDLITIGIFSAIYFVINFAFMLLGGLHPMLWILMPGLIALFSGIPFMLMCTKVQKPGAVLLMGVITGLIYFVTGQFTVLILITFVIGCGLGECLRGLSNFKSFRGNMLAFVGFSLGMTGSPLPIWLMRDSFLEQIAEQGMPADYIGSLEKASSPAMLIVLFGAPVAGALIGAVLARGMFKKHFTRAGVV, from the coding sequence ATGTCTGAAACAAGGAATGGAAGGCTACTCAAAGGGAAGGACCTGATCACCATCGGTATCTTCTCGGCTATCTACTTTGTCATCAACTTTGCGTTTATGCTGCTGGGCGGTCTGCATCCCATGCTGTGGATTCTGATGCCCGGGTTGATTGCTTTATTCTCCGGGATCCCCTTCATGCTCATGTGCACCAAGGTTCAGAAACCCGGTGCTGTGCTGCTGATGGGTGTTATTACCGGTCTGATTTATTTTGTGACAGGGCAGTTTACAGTGCTTATACTTATCACGTTTGTGATCGGCTGCGGATTGGGAGAATGCTTACGAGGATTGAGTAACTTTAAAAGCTTCAGGGGAAATATGCTGGCTTTCGTTGGATTTTCCCTCGGCATGACAGGCTCACCGCTTCCTATATGGCTGATGCGGGACAGTTTTCTTGAACAGATTGCAGAGCAGGGGATGCCTGCAGATTACATAGGATCTCTGGAGAAAGCTTCCTCACCGGCCATGCTGATCGTTCTTTTTGGAGCACCAGTTGCGGGGGCGCTGATCGGTGCAGTTCTTGCCAGGGGCATGTTTAAAAAGCATTTTACCAGAGCAGGGGTCGTGTAA
- a CDS encoding energy-coupling factor transporter transmembrane component T — MRAVRVKGHSIDPRTGLVLLVLANIIAFSQNCFWVECGWVAVLALLMLTCGRVCSGIKWGAGFVLLMVLQWHVLPAAPKIFATSFSIFINYARRMFPCLMVGSLMLHTMSLRKFVAGLRRMGIPQKLIVPISVTLRYFPAIREEAGYIRDAMRLRNVRGIDKIEALVVPLMISATVTAEELSAAAVTRGIENPAPKTSVICLKMNVLDWISLLTAVLFTAAAFFTG, encoded by the coding sequence ATGAGGGCAGTCAGGGTAAAAGGTCATTCGATTGACCCGCGGACAGGACTGGTGTTGCTGGTACTTGCCAATATCATAGCCTTTTCACAGAACTGCTTCTGGGTAGAGTGTGGATGGGTGGCGGTACTGGCGCTGCTGATGCTGACATGTGGCCGCGTGTGCTCCGGTATAAAATGGGGTGCTGGATTTGTGCTTTTAATGGTTTTGCAGTGGCATGTGCTGCCAGCAGCGCCAAAGATCTTTGCAACCAGTTTTTCGATTTTCATCAATTATGCCAGAAGAATGTTTCCATGTCTGATGGTAGGGTCTCTGATGCTGCATACCATGTCCCTGAGGAAATTTGTGGCCGGACTTCGCAGGATGGGAATTCCCCAGAAACTGATTGTGCCAATCTCGGTAACACTGCGGTACTTCCCGGCTATCCGGGAGGAAGCGGGGTATATCCGGGATGCCATGCGTCTGCGCAATGTCAGGGGGATTGATAAGATTGAGGCGCTGGTGGTGCCGCTTATGATCTCTGCTACGGTGACAGCGGAAGAGCTGTCTGCGGCGGCTGTAACCCGCGGAATTGAGAATCCCGCACCAAAAACCAGCGTGATCTGTTTGAAAATGAATGTGTTGGATTGGATTTCGCTTTTAACCGCGGTTCTGTTCACTGCGGCGGCATTTTTTACCGGATAG
- a CDS encoding energy-coupling factor ABC transporter ATP-binding protein: MITIDHVSFGYNGEQGALYDISLSIKAGECVLLCGESGCGKTTVTKLINGLIPHFTDGCTLTGAVSAAGLLVADTELYELAKSIGSVFQNPKSQFFNLDTDSELAFGLENEGVRPELIVERVEQTVKALNLQNLIHRSIFSLSGGEKQSLALGSVCAMDPSVYVLDEPTANLDEAAIDRLREQIRQLKLHGHTVVIAEHRLYFLDDIIDQVFYLKDGMLTERFSWEKLCRLTREERIRMGLRSITPTCVELPPARAAGGGTGLVVDGLACGYRKGPPVFENLSFAAVPGEVLAVTGRNGAGKTTLTRCLCGLMRERNGKVLLDGRAFDMKNRRRKSFCVMQDVNHQLFYDSVQNECEQAAADNRMDIRQALEKFNLYEFRERHPMALSGGQKQRLAVTTALLSGKQLLIFDEPTSGLDYRHMQEVCTVVRSLAKEGHIVLVVSHDKEFMKAACDRVLEIE; this comes from the coding sequence ATGATTACCATTGACCATGTATCCTTTGGGTATAACGGAGAACAGGGGGCGCTCTATGATATCAGTCTCTCTATAAAAGCCGGAGAATGTGTTCTGCTCTGCGGAGAGAGCGGCTGCGGCAAGACTACAGTTACCAAACTTATCAACGGTTTGATTCCTCATTTTACGGATGGATGTACTCTGACCGGGGCGGTAAGCGCTGCAGGTCTTTTAGTGGCTGACACGGAGTTGTATGAACTGGCAAAGAGCATTGGCTCGGTATTCCAGAATCCCAAAAGCCAGTTTTTTAATCTGGATACAGACAGTGAACTGGCTTTTGGTCTGGAAAATGAGGGCGTCCGGCCTGAACTCATAGTGGAACGGGTGGAACAAACGGTGAAGGCGCTTAATCTTCAGAACCTTATACATCGCAGTATTTTCTCGCTTTCCGGCGGGGAGAAGCAGTCACTGGCATTGGGCAGTGTCTGCGCCATGGATCCGTCTGTGTATGTACTGGATGAACCTACTGCCAACCTGGACGAGGCGGCGATTGACCGTCTGCGCGAACAGATACGTCAGCTTAAATTACACGGACATACGGTAGTGATTGCTGAACACCGTCTCTATTTTCTGGATGATATAATTGATCAGGTTTTTTATCTGAAGGATGGGATGCTGACAGAACGATTCAGCTGGGAAAAGCTCTGCCGCCTGACAAGAGAGGAACGGATCCGCATGGGGCTTAGATCCATCACACCCACATGCGTGGAGCTGCCGCCGGCCAGGGCCGCCGGAGGTGGCACAGGACTTGTGGTGGACGGACTCGCCTGTGGTTACAGGAAAGGGCCGCCGGTTTTTGAAAATCTGTCTTTTGCCGCTGTTCCCGGTGAAGTGCTGGCCGTTACCGGCCGCAATGGGGCGGGGAAGACGACTCTGACACGCTGTCTGTGCGGACTTATGAGGGAGAGAAACGGAAAAGTGCTGCTGGATGGCAGGGCTTTTGATATGAAAAATCGTCGTCGAAAGAGTTTTTGTGTTATGCAGGATGTGAACCACCAGCTGTTTTATGACAGTGTTCAAAATGAATGCGAGCAGGCAGCGGCCGACAACAGGATGGATATCAGGCAGGCATTAGAAAAATTCAATCTGTATGAATTCAGGGAACGGCATCCGATGGCGCTCTCAGGAGGGCAGAAACAGCGGCTGGCCGTAACGACGGCTCTTCTCTCAGGAAAGCAGCTGCTTATTTTCGATGAGCCAACCAGCGGTCTGGATTACCGGCACATGCAGGAAGTATGTACCGTGGTGCGCTCGCTGGCAAAGGAAGGACATATTGTATTGGTGGTATCCCATGATAAAGAGTTCATGAAAGCCGCCTGTGACCGTGTATTGGAGATTGAATGA
- a CDS encoding AraC family transcriptional regulator codes for MREEIFAGGQLTPLAKSGGCSVYQAKNETGEGTMTIYEVFPGVTLTCNDFHMRYFDSEFVPGRELFCIDHCREGRLEYPALENAYSYVESGDMKLDRRLTHKGHFELPLSHYHGIMVSFDMKTACASLAEQVRDFPVDLVRLREKYCPDKFPVVLHGLESIEHIFGELYAVPDKIKRPYFKIKILELLLFLEALEIPQYPEERPYFYKTQVEKVKAIQLFLAEHMDQNFTQEELSSWFDIPLTPMKNCFKSVFGSSIGTWILRYRMNHAAELLCRECKLSVTEIAGRAGYDSPSKFAIAFRKVMGMSPTEYREQRK; via the coding sequence ATGCGAGAAGAAATATTTGCAGGCGGGCAGCTTACCCCATTGGCTAAAAGCGGTGGCTGCAGTGTCTATCAGGCAAAAAATGAAACCGGGGAAGGGACCATGACGATCTACGAAGTATTTCCGGGTGTAACTCTGACCTGCAATGATTTTCATATGCGGTATTTCGATTCGGAATTTGTTCCGGGGAGAGAGTTGTTCTGCATAGACCACTGCCGGGAGGGACGTCTGGAGTACCCCGCTCTTGAAAATGCATATTCCTATGTTGAGTCGGGGGATATGAAGCTGGACCGGCGCCTGACCCATAAAGGGCATTTTGAACTGCCGCTGTCACATTATCACGGTATAATGGTTTCATTTGACATGAAGACGGCCTGCGCCTCCCTGGCGGAGCAGGTCAGGGATTTTCCAGTGGACCTGGTGAGGCTGAGGGAAAAATACTGCCCGGATAAGTTTCCTGTGGTGCTGCACGGGCTGGAATCCATTGAGCACATTTTTGGAGAACTGTATGCAGTACCGGATAAGATCAAAAGACCCTATTTCAAAATTAAGATTTTAGAACTTCTGCTGTTTTTAGAAGCGTTGGAAATTCCGCAGTATCCAGAAGAAAGACCGTACTTTTATAAGACGCAGGTGGAGAAGGTCAAGGCCATTCAGTTGTTTTTGGCAGAGCACATGGATCAGAACTTTACCCAGGAGGAACTTTCTTCCTGGTTTGATATCCCCCTTACGCCTATGAAAAACTGTTTTAAATCGGTATTTGGTTCTTCGATCGGAACCTGGATTCTTCGGTACCGGATGAATCATGCAGCGGAACTGCTGTGCCGGGAGTGCAAGCTTAGCGTGACGGAGATTGCCGGCCGGGCAGGATACGACAGTCCCAGCAAGTTTGCCATTGCCTTTCGGAAAGTGATGGGAATGTCCCCAACGGAGTATCGGGAGCAGAGAAAGTGA
- a CDS encoding ABC transporter ATP-binding protein yields MKQKNWLKTLLTFAAPCKGKMALSVICAVISVTGGLVPYVCVYQILRMFIEETVVWADVLFYGGMSMAGYTAKIIFYGISTVLSHVSAYTILEGLRLKISDRLMRAPLGSVLSKPIGHIKSTVVDRVEDVEPPLAHMIPELSSNLLLPVAVFVALLVIDWRMAMASLVTIPTALVPMAAGMKAYNRQYAKYMESNARVNSVIVEYVEGIEVVKAFNQTSSSYKKFTGAVKSFRDFTMAWFKSTLIPMNLTFSILPTTLLGTLPAGVALYINGSLDPASIALCLMLSLGIVGPLMKATQFINEMKSMEYAVRDAGDLLYMEELHEEKDEAVLSDNHIRLNHVTFSYTGEKSGEVLHDVNLDLQEGSFTALVGPSGGGKSTVARLIARFWDVSSGSIEIGGVDIRKMPLKQLADTVSFVTQDNFLFDCSLMENIRLGNPKATDKEVLEAARAAQCDEFIGRLKDGWDTTAGEAGKQLSGGERQRIAIARAILKDAPVIILDEATAFTDPENEDKIQRSIMALAKGKHPSAGTGKTLLVIAHRLSTIQNADNIVVLKQGRVVDMGRQQELLERCGLYREMWKFHAGARTWAVNTVMGKEKSNV; encoded by the coding sequence ATGAAACAAAAAAACTGGCTGAAAACTTTGCTTACATTTGCCGCTCCGTGCAAAGGAAAGATGGCGCTGTCTGTCATATGTGCCGTCATCAGTGTAACCGGAGGGTTAGTGCCTTATGTTTGTGTCTACCAGATTCTGCGCATGTTCATAGAAGAAACCGTTGTATGGGCGGATGTGCTGTTCTATGGAGGCATGAGCATGGCTGGTTATACGGCGAAAATTATTTTTTATGGGATTTCAACTGTCCTTTCCCACGTATCGGCATACACAATTCTGGAAGGGCTGCGGCTGAAAATTTCCGACAGGCTCATGCGCGCTCCCCTGGGGTCAGTGCTGTCAAAGCCTATCGGACATATCAAAAGTACTGTTGTAGACCGGGTTGAGGATGTGGAACCCCCGCTGGCTCATATGATCCCGGAGCTCTCATCAAACCTGCTGCTGCCTGTGGCGGTGTTTGTGGCTTTGCTTGTGATTGACTGGCGGATGGCGATGGCTTCTCTTGTGACGATACCGACAGCGCTGGTCCCTATGGCAGCCGGTATGAAGGCTTATAACAGGCAGTATGCAAAATATATGGAAAGCAATGCGCGGGTGAACAGCGTCATCGTGGAGTACGTGGAGGGCATCGAGGTGGTAAAGGCATTTAATCAGACATCCAGTTCCTATAAAAAATTTACCGGTGCAGTCAAGTCGTTCAGGGATTTCACTATGGCATGGTTCAAAAGTACATTGATCCCCATGAACCTGACCTTTTCCATATTGCCGACCACCCTGCTGGGGACTCTGCCTGCAGGTGTGGCTCTGTACATAAACGGCAGCCTGGATCCGGCCAGTATAGCCCTGTGCCTGATGTTGTCACTGGGTATCGTGGGACCGCTGATGAAAGCGACTCAGTTTATCAACGAGATGAAAAGCATGGAGTATGCTGTCCGGGATGCCGGGGACCTGCTGTATATGGAAGAGCTGCATGAGGAAAAAGATGAGGCGGTTCTTTCCGACAATCATATTCGGCTGAACCATGTGACCTTTTCCTATACGGGAGAGAAGAGCGGGGAAGTCCTCCATGATGTGAATCTGGATCTGCAGGAAGGCAGTTTTACAGCACTGGTAGGACCCTCAGGCGGAGGAAAATCCACAGTGGCCCGGCTCATTGCCAGGTTTTGGGATGTAAGTTCGGGTTCCATTGAGATCGGGGGCGTAGATATCCGTAAAATGCCCCTGAAACAGCTGGCGGATACAGTTAGCTTTGTCACCCAGGATAATTTTCTGTTTGACTGCTCACTGATGGAAAATATCCGGCTCGGGAATCCGAAGGCTACTGATAAGGAGGTTCTGGAAGCTGCCCGGGCTGCTCAGTGTGATGAATTCATCGGACGGCTGAAGGATGGGTGGGATACCACCGCCGGGGAGGCCGGTAAACAGCTTTCCGGCGGTGAGCGGCAGCGAATCGCCATTGCCCGGGCTATCCTGAAGGATGCCCCGGTCATCATCCTGGATGAGGCTACGGCATTTACCGACCCGGAAAATGAGGATAAGATCCAGCGTTCCATCATGGCCCTGGCCAAAGGAAAACACCCTTCGGCAGGAACAGGGAAGACTTTACTGGTTATCGCCCACAGGCTGTCCACCATCCAGAATGCGGATAATATCGTAGTGCTGAAGCAGGGCAGGGTTGTTGATATGGGCAGACAGCAGGAGCTGCTGGAACGCTGCGGCCTGTACCGGGAAATGTGGAAATTCCATGCAGGCGCCAGAACCTGGGCGGTTAACACCGTAATGGGGAAGGAGAAATCGAATGTTTAA